A stretch of Equus caballus isolate H_3958 breed thoroughbred chromosome 11, TB-T2T, whole genome shotgun sequence DNA encodes these proteins:
- the CD300LB gene encoding CMRF35-like molecule 7 isoform X1: MWLPPALLLLSLPGYLSIQGPKFVRGSERGSVTVECRYKPRWETYTKWWCQGASWESCKILLQTTGSEQEVKTDRMSIRDNQSNHSLTVTMTQLRRDDTDIYWCGIERLGPDLGVQINVTVDPEATTPASLLTASNQTGVSSGSYIRTRYMLLVFVKVPVLLILVGAVLWLKGLKYNRDWPSTRTCPLTF; the protein is encoded by the exons GCTATCTCTCCATCCAAGGCCCAAAGTTTGTGAGAGGCTCAGAGCGGGGCTCCGTGACGGTGGAGTGTCGCTACAAACCACGATGGGAGACCTACACGAAGTGGTGGTGTCAAGGAGCAAGCTGGGAATCATGCAAGATCCTCCTTCAAACCACAGGGTCAGAGCAAGAAGTGAAGACAGACCGTATGTCCATCAGGGACAATCAGAGCAACCACTCTCTCACCGTGACCATGACGCAGCTCAGGCGAGACGACACTGACATTTACTGGTGTGGGATTGAGAGACTCGGACCTGACCTTGGGGTACAAATTAATGTGACCGTTGACCCAG AGGCAACCACACCAGCAAGCCTGCTAACAGCCAGCAACCAAACAGGAGTGTCCTCTGGCTCCTACATCCG GACCCGCTACATGCTCCTGGTCTTCGTGAAAGTGCCTGTCTTGCTCATCTTGGTCGGTGCTGTCCTCTGGTTGAAGGGGCTGAAGTACAACAGGGACTGGCCATCTACACGAACTTGTCCTCTGACCTTCTGA
- the CD300LB gene encoding CMRF35-like molecule 7 isoform X2, with amino-acid sequence MWLPPALLLLSLPGSEQEVKTDRMSIRDNQSNHSLTVTMTQLRRDDTDIYWCGIERLGPDLGVQINVTVDPEATTPASLLTASNQTGVSSGSYIRTRYMLLVFVKVPVLLILVGAVLWLKGLKYNRDWPSTRTCPLTF; translated from the exons GGTCAGAGCAAGAAGTGAAGACAGACCGTATGTCCATCAGGGACAATCAGAGCAACCACTCTCTCACCGTGACCATGACGCAGCTCAGGCGAGACGACACTGACATTTACTGGTGTGGGATTGAGAGACTCGGACCTGACCTTGGGGTACAAATTAATGTGACCGTTGACCCAG AGGCAACCACACCAGCAAGCCTGCTAACAGCCAGCAACCAAACAGGAGTGTCCTCTGGCTCCTACATCCG GACCCGCTACATGCTCCTGGTCTTCGTGAAAGTGCCTGTCTTGCTCATCTTGGTCGGTGCTGTCCTCTGGTTGAAGGGGCTGAAGTACAACAGGGACTGGCCATCTACACGAACTTGTCCTCTGACCTTCTGA